In Phacochoerus africanus isolate WHEZ1 chromosome 14, ROS_Pafr_v1, whole genome shotgun sequence, one genomic interval encodes:
- the XYLT2 gene encoding xylosyltransferase 2 isoform X2, protein MVASARVQKLVRRYKLAIATALAILLLQGLVVWSFSVLEDDEPGEKGRQKKPRPLDPGEGSKDTDSSAGRRGSAGRRHGRWRGRAESPGVPVAKVVRAVTSRHRASRRVPPPLPPEAPGRQNLSGAAAGEALVGAAGFPHGDTGSVEGAPQPTDNGFTPKCEIVGKDALSALARASSKQCQQEIANVVCLHQAGSLMPKAVPRHCQRAGKMSPGIQWDEPRVQQPVDGPPVRIAYMLVVHGRAIRQLKRLLKAVYHERHFFYIHVDKRSNYLHREVVELARQYDNVRVTPWRMITIWGGASLLRMYLRSMQDLLEVPGWAWDFFINLSATDYPTRTNEELVAFLSKNRDKNFLKSHGRDNSRFIKKQGLDRLFHECDSHMWRLGERQIPAGIVVDGGSDWFVLTRSFVEYVVYTDDPLVAQLRQFYTYTLLPAESFFHTVLENSPACESLVDNNLRVTNWNRKLGCKCQYKHIVDWCGCSPNDFKPQDFLRLQQVSRPTFFARKFESTVNQEVLEILDFHLYGSYPPGTPALKAYWENTYDVADGPSGLSDVMLTAYTAFARLSLRHAATAASPLADPLCRFEPKGLPSSVHLYFYDDHFQGYLVTQAVQPSAQGPAETLEMWLMPQGSLKLLGRSDQASRLQSLEVGTEWDPKERLFRNFGGLLGPLDEPVAMQRWARGPNLTATVVWIDPTYVVATSYDIVVDAETEVTQYKPPLSRPLRPGAWTVRLLHFWEPLGETRFLVLPLTFNRKLPLRKDDASWLHAGPPHNEYMEQSFQGLSGILNLPQPEPAEEAARLHAELTGPALEAWTDGELSGFWSVAGLCATGPSACPSLELCRLTSWSSLFPDPKSELGPVKADGRLR, encoded by the exons ATGGTGGCGAGCGCGCGGGTGCAGAAGCTGGTTCGGCGCTACAAGCTGGCAATAGCCACGGCGCTGGCCATTTTGCTGCTACAGGGCCTGGTGGTGTGGAGCTTCAGCGTCCTGGAGGACGACGAGCCGGGCGAG aaaggaaggcagaagaaGCCACGGCCACTAGACCCCGGCGAGGGCTCCAAGGACACAGATAGTTCAGCTGGGCGGCGGGGCAGTGCGGGCAGAAGGCATGGGCGCTGGCGGGGCCGTGCTGAGAGCCCCGGCGTGCCTGTGGCCAAGGTGGTACGGGCAGTAACCAGCCGGCACAGAGCCAGCCGGCGGGTcccgccccccctgcccccagaggcCCCAGGCCGCCAGAACCTGAGTGGGGCAGCGGCCGGGGAGGCCCTGGTTGGGGCAGCTGGCTTCCCGCATGGAGACACAGGGAGTGTGGAGGGCGCCCCCCAGCCTACAGACAATGGCTTCACGCCCAAGTGTGAGATCGTGGGCAAGGATGCGCTGTCTGCACTGGCCCGGGCCAGCTCCAAGCAGTGCCAGCAGGAGATCGCCAACGTGGTGTGCCTGCACCAGGCCGGGAGCCTCATGCCCAAGGCTGTGCCCCGGCACTGCCAGCGGGCTG GGAAGATGAGTCCTGGCATCCAGTGGGATGAGCCCCGGGTCCAGCAGCCCGTGGACGGCCCCCCAGTGCGGATCGCCTACATGCTGGTGGTTCATGGCCGCGCCATCCGCCAGCTGAAGCGTCTCCTCAAGGCTGTCTACCACGAGCGGCACTTCTTCTATATTCATGTGGACAAG CGCTCCAACTACCTGCACCGCGAGGTGGTAGAGCTGGCCCGGCAGTACGATAACGTGCGGGTGACACCCTGGCGCATGATCACCATCTGGGGTGGGGCCAGCCTGCTGAGGATGTATCTGCGGAGCATGCAGGACCTGCTAGAGGTGCCCGGCTGGGCCTGGGACTTCTTCATCAACCTCAGTGCCACTGACTACCCGACCAG GACCAATGAGGAGCTGGTAGCTTTCCTGTCCAAGAACCGAGACAAAAATTTCCTCAAGTCCCATGGCCGGGACAACTCCAG GTTCATCAAGAAACAGGGCTTGGACCGGCTCTTCCATGAGTGCGATTCGCACATGTGGCGCCTGGGCGAGCGGCAGATCCCAGCGGGCATCGTGGTGGACGGCGGCTCGGACTGGTTTGTGCTGACACGCAGCTTCGTGGAGTACGTGGTGTACACCGACGACCCGCTGGTGGCCCAGCTCCGTCAATTCTACACGTACACACTGCTCCCAGCCGAG TCCTTCTTCCACACGGTGCTGGAGAATAGCCCGGCCTGCGAGAGCCTCGTGGACAACAACCTGCGGGTCACCAACTGGAACCGCAAGCTGGGCTGCAAGTGCCAGTACAAGCACATCGTGGACTGGTGCGGCTGCTCCCCCAACGACTTCAAGCCGCAGGACTTCCTCCGGCTGCAG CAAGTCTCCAGACCTACCTTCTTCGCCCGGAAGTTTGAGTCGACTGTGAACCAGGAGGTACTGGAAATCCTGGACTTCCACCTCTATGGCAGCTACCCCCCTGGCACCCCAGCCCTCAAGGCCTACTGGGAGAACACCTACGATGTGGCCGATGGTCCCAGTGGGCTCAGTGATGTCATGCTCACTGCTTACACCGCTTTTGCCCGCCTCAGCCTGCGCCATGCCGCCACCGCTGCATCCCCACTGGCCGACCCCCTCTGCAG GTTTGAGCCCAAGGGCTTGCCGTCCAGCGTGCACCTGTATTTCTATGACGACCATTTCCAGGGCTACCTGGTGACGCAGGCGGTGCAGCCCTCAGCCCAGGGGCCGGCAGAGACGCTTGAGATGTGGCTGATGCCCCAGGGGTCGCTGAAGCTGTTGGGGCGCAGTGACCAGGCCAGCCGGCTCCAGAGTTTGGAG GTTGGCACTGAATGGGACCCCAAAGAGCGTCTTTTCCGGAACTTTGGGGGGTTGCTGGGGCCGCTGGACGAGCCTGTGGCCATGCAGCGCTGGGCCCGGGGCCCCAACCTCACAGCCACCGTGGTGTGGATCGACCCCACCTATGTGGTGGCCACGTCCTACGACATCGTGGTAGACGCGGAAACGGAGGTCACGCAGTACAAGCCCCCACTCAGCCGCCCCCTGCGGCCGGGGGCCTGGACGGTTCGACTGCTTCACTTCTGGGAACCCCTGGGTGAGACCCGCTTCCTCGTGCTGCCCTTGACCTTCAACCGCAAACTACCTCTCAGGAAAG ATGATGCCAGCTGGCTGCACGCCGGGCCCCCCCACAACGAGTATATGGAGCAGAGTTTCCAGGGCCTGAGCGGCATCCTGAACCTGCCTCAGCCAGAGCCCGCGGAGGAGGCTGCCCGCCTGCACGCAGAGCTCACGGGCCCCGCGCTAGAGGCCTGGACAGATGGGGAACTGAGCGGCTTCTGGTCTGTGGCTGGACTGTGTGCCACGGGCCCCTCGGCCTGTCCCTCCCTGGAGCTCTGCAGACTGACCAGCTGGAGCTCTCTCTTTCCCGACCCCAAATCGGAGCTGGGGCCTGTCAAAGCAGATGGGCGACTCAGGTAG
- the XYLT2 gene encoding xylosyltransferase 2 isoform X1, whose translation MVASARVQKLVRRYKLAIATALAILLLQGLVVWSFSVLEDDEPGEKGRQKKPRPLDPGEGSKDTDSSAGRRGSAGRRHGRWRGRAESPGVPVAKVVRAVTSRHRASRRVPPPLPPEAPGRQNLSGAAAGEALVGAAGFPHGDTGSVEGAPQPTDNGFTPKCEIVGKDALSALARASSKQCQQEIANVVCLHQAGSLMPKAVPRHCQRAGKMSPGIQWDEPRVQQPVDGPPVRIAYMLVVHGRAIRQLKRLLKAVYHERHFFYIHVDKRSNYLHREVVELARQYDNVRVTPWRMITIWGGASLLRMYLRSMQDLLEVPGWAWDFFINLSATDYPTRTNEELVAFLSKNRDKNFLKSHGRDNSRFIKKQGLDRLFHECDSHMWRLGERQIPAGIVVDGGSDWFVLTRSFVEYVVYTDDPLVAQLRQFYTYTLLPAESFFHTVLENSPACESLVDNNLRVTNWNRKLGCKCQYKHIVDWCGCSPNDFKPQDFLRLQQVSRPTFFARKFESTVNQEVLEILDFHLYGSYPPGTPALKAYWENTYDVADGPSGLSDVMLTAYTAFARLSLRHAATAASPLADPLCRFEPKGLPSSVHLYFYDDHFQGYLVTQAVQPSAQGPAETLEMWLMPQGSLKLLGRSDQASRLQSLEVVGTEWDPKERLFRNFGGLLGPLDEPVAMQRWARGPNLTATVVWIDPTYVVATSYDIVVDAETEVTQYKPPLSRPLRPGAWTVRLLHFWEPLGETRFLVLPLTFNRKLPLRKDDASWLHAGPPHNEYMEQSFQGLSGILNLPQPEPAEEAARLHAELTGPALEAWTDGELSGFWSVAGLCATGPSACPSLELCRLTSWSSLFPDPKSELGPVKADGRLR comes from the exons ATGGTGGCGAGCGCGCGGGTGCAGAAGCTGGTTCGGCGCTACAAGCTGGCAATAGCCACGGCGCTGGCCATTTTGCTGCTACAGGGCCTGGTGGTGTGGAGCTTCAGCGTCCTGGAGGACGACGAGCCGGGCGAG aaaggaaggcagaagaaGCCACGGCCACTAGACCCCGGCGAGGGCTCCAAGGACACAGATAGTTCAGCTGGGCGGCGGGGCAGTGCGGGCAGAAGGCATGGGCGCTGGCGGGGCCGTGCTGAGAGCCCCGGCGTGCCTGTGGCCAAGGTGGTACGGGCAGTAACCAGCCGGCACAGAGCCAGCCGGCGGGTcccgccccccctgcccccagaggcCCCAGGCCGCCAGAACCTGAGTGGGGCAGCGGCCGGGGAGGCCCTGGTTGGGGCAGCTGGCTTCCCGCATGGAGACACAGGGAGTGTGGAGGGCGCCCCCCAGCCTACAGACAATGGCTTCACGCCCAAGTGTGAGATCGTGGGCAAGGATGCGCTGTCTGCACTGGCCCGGGCCAGCTCCAAGCAGTGCCAGCAGGAGATCGCCAACGTGGTGTGCCTGCACCAGGCCGGGAGCCTCATGCCCAAGGCTGTGCCCCGGCACTGCCAGCGGGCTG GGAAGATGAGTCCTGGCATCCAGTGGGATGAGCCCCGGGTCCAGCAGCCCGTGGACGGCCCCCCAGTGCGGATCGCCTACATGCTGGTGGTTCATGGCCGCGCCATCCGCCAGCTGAAGCGTCTCCTCAAGGCTGTCTACCACGAGCGGCACTTCTTCTATATTCATGTGGACAAG CGCTCCAACTACCTGCACCGCGAGGTGGTAGAGCTGGCCCGGCAGTACGATAACGTGCGGGTGACACCCTGGCGCATGATCACCATCTGGGGTGGGGCCAGCCTGCTGAGGATGTATCTGCGGAGCATGCAGGACCTGCTAGAGGTGCCCGGCTGGGCCTGGGACTTCTTCATCAACCTCAGTGCCACTGACTACCCGACCAG GACCAATGAGGAGCTGGTAGCTTTCCTGTCCAAGAACCGAGACAAAAATTTCCTCAAGTCCCATGGCCGGGACAACTCCAG GTTCATCAAGAAACAGGGCTTGGACCGGCTCTTCCATGAGTGCGATTCGCACATGTGGCGCCTGGGCGAGCGGCAGATCCCAGCGGGCATCGTGGTGGACGGCGGCTCGGACTGGTTTGTGCTGACACGCAGCTTCGTGGAGTACGTGGTGTACACCGACGACCCGCTGGTGGCCCAGCTCCGTCAATTCTACACGTACACACTGCTCCCAGCCGAG TCCTTCTTCCACACGGTGCTGGAGAATAGCCCGGCCTGCGAGAGCCTCGTGGACAACAACCTGCGGGTCACCAACTGGAACCGCAAGCTGGGCTGCAAGTGCCAGTACAAGCACATCGTGGACTGGTGCGGCTGCTCCCCCAACGACTTCAAGCCGCAGGACTTCCTCCGGCTGCAG CAAGTCTCCAGACCTACCTTCTTCGCCCGGAAGTTTGAGTCGACTGTGAACCAGGAGGTACTGGAAATCCTGGACTTCCACCTCTATGGCAGCTACCCCCCTGGCACCCCAGCCCTCAAGGCCTACTGGGAGAACACCTACGATGTGGCCGATGGTCCCAGTGGGCTCAGTGATGTCATGCTCACTGCTTACACCGCTTTTGCCCGCCTCAGCCTGCGCCATGCCGCCACCGCTGCATCCCCACTGGCCGACCCCCTCTGCAG GTTTGAGCCCAAGGGCTTGCCGTCCAGCGTGCACCTGTATTTCTATGACGACCATTTCCAGGGCTACCTGGTGACGCAGGCGGTGCAGCCCTCAGCCCAGGGGCCGGCAGAGACGCTTGAGATGTGGCTGATGCCCCAGGGGTCGCTGAAGCTGTTGGGGCGCAGTGACCAGGCCAGCCGGCTCCAGAGTTTGGAGGTG GTTGGCACTGAATGGGACCCCAAAGAGCGTCTTTTCCGGAACTTTGGGGGGTTGCTGGGGCCGCTGGACGAGCCTGTGGCCATGCAGCGCTGGGCCCGGGGCCCCAACCTCACAGCCACCGTGGTGTGGATCGACCCCACCTATGTGGTGGCCACGTCCTACGACATCGTGGTAGACGCGGAAACGGAGGTCACGCAGTACAAGCCCCCACTCAGCCGCCCCCTGCGGCCGGGGGCCTGGACGGTTCGACTGCTTCACTTCTGGGAACCCCTGGGTGAGACCCGCTTCCTCGTGCTGCCCTTGACCTTCAACCGCAAACTACCTCTCAGGAAAG ATGATGCCAGCTGGCTGCACGCCGGGCCCCCCCACAACGAGTATATGGAGCAGAGTTTCCAGGGCCTGAGCGGCATCCTGAACCTGCCTCAGCCAGAGCCCGCGGAGGAGGCTGCCCGCCTGCACGCAGAGCTCACGGGCCCCGCGCTAGAGGCCTGGACAGATGGGGAACTGAGCGGCTTCTGGTCTGTGGCTGGACTGTGTGCCACGGGCCCCTCGGCCTGTCCCTCCCTGGAGCTCTGCAGACTGACCAGCTGGAGCTCTCTCTTTCCCGACCCCAAATCGGAGCTGGGGCCTGTCAAAGCAGATGGGCGACTCAGGTAG
- the MRPL27 gene encoding 39S ribosomal protein L27, mitochondrial: MALTVLALRTRAAVTALLSPPQAAALAVRYASKKTGGSSKNLGGKSPGKRFGIKKMEGHYVHAGNILATQRHFRWHPGAHVGLGKNKCLYALEEGVVRYTKEVYVPSPSNSEAVDLVTRLPQGAVLYKTFVHVVPAKPEGTFKLVAML, translated from the exons ATGGCGTTGACGGTGCTGGCGCTAAGGACCCGGGCTGCAG TTACAGCCCTGCTGAGCCCCCCTCAGGCTGCAGCTCTTGCTGTCAGATATGCATCCAAGAAGACAGGTGGCAGCTCCAAGAACCTCGGTGGAAAGTCACCAGGCAAACGCTTTGGCATCAAGAAAATGGAGG GTCACTATGTTCATGCTGGCAACATCCTTGCGACTCAACGCCACTTCCGCTGGCACCCAGGTGCCCAT GTGGGCCTGGGGAAGAACAAGTGCCTGTATGCCCTGGAGGAGGGAGTAGTCCGCTACACTAAGGAGGTCTACGTGCCCAGTCCCAGCAACTCGGAGGCCGTGGATCTGGTCACCAGGCTGCCCCAGGGGGCTGTGCTGTACAAGACTTTCGTCCACGTGGTTCCTGCCAAGCCTGAGGGCACCTTCAAACTGGTAGCTATGCTTTGA